The proteins below come from a single Roseiflexus sp. RS-1 genomic window:
- a CDS encoding 1,4-dihydroxy-2-naphthoate polyprenyltransferase, with amino-acid sequence MSIPLSPSHPGRIRAWVLAARPQTLPAAVTPVVVGSAAALATGSFRWGPFIAALVAALLIQIGTNLANDYFDFRKGADTEERLGPTRVTQAGLLAPETVRNGMIATFGAAALIGVYLIVVGGWPILVIGVLSIAAGVLYTGGPWPLGYHGLGDLFTFIFFGIIAVTATAYLHAGTVPPLAWAASAPVAMLVTAIIVVNNLRDIATDRRASKRTLAVMIGARATRAEYALLVVGAFLAPPLLWIGGLTGPWVLLAWLAAPLAIAPLRTMLTAEGRALNPALKGTARLHLIFGLLLALGMVV; translated from the coding sequence CGCTGCGCGCCCGCAGACTCTGCCGGCAGCGGTCACTCCCGTGGTCGTTGGATCGGCAGCGGCGCTGGCAACCGGCAGTTTTCGCTGGGGACCTTTCATCGCCGCGCTGGTCGCGGCGCTCCTGATTCAGATCGGGACGAACCTGGCGAATGATTACTTCGACTTTCGCAAGGGTGCGGATACGGAAGAACGTCTGGGTCCGACGCGGGTGACACAGGCGGGGCTCCTGGCGCCGGAAACGGTGCGGAATGGCATGATCGCAACGTTTGGCGCGGCGGCGCTCATCGGCGTCTACCTGATCGTCGTCGGCGGTTGGCCTATTCTGGTGATCGGCGTCCTCTCGATTGCAGCCGGGGTGCTCTACACCGGGGGACCCTGGCCCCTCGGCTATCACGGGCTGGGTGATCTGTTCACCTTCATTTTCTTCGGGATTATCGCGGTGACTGCGACCGCCTACCTGCACGCCGGTACGGTTCCGCCGCTGGCGTGGGCGGCGTCGGCGCCGGTGGCAATGCTGGTAACGGCGATCATCGTGGTGAACAATCTGCGCGATATTGCCACTGATCGCCGGGCGAGCAAACGCACGCTGGCAGTCATGATTGGGGCGCGGGCAACGCGCGCGGAGTATGCACTGCTCGTCGTCGGGGCATTCCTGGCGCCGCCGCTTCTCTGGATCGGCGGGTTGACCGGACCATGGGTGTTGCTGGCATGGCTCGCAGCGCCGCTGGCGATTGCACCGTTGCGCACCATGCTCACGGCTGAAGGGCGGGCGTTGAATCCAGCGCTCAAAGGAACCGCCCGCCTGCACCTGATCTTCGGTCTGCTGCTGGCGCTGGGGATGGTTGTATGA
- a CDS encoding DUF2267 domain-containing protein, whose amino-acid sequence MATLVQIVAEKAGISEAQAQTAVRAVADFLKEKLPAPVAGQVDAVLSADVSGVAGAAESVIKGLGGLMGGEKKG is encoded by the coding sequence ATGGCAACACTGGTGCAAATTGTTGCGGAGAAGGCGGGTATTTCCGAGGCGCAGGCGCAGACGGCGGTCAGGGCAGTGGCGGACTTTCTGAAAGAGAAACTGCCGGCGCCGGTCGCCGGGCAGGTCGATGCGGTGCTTTCCGCCGATGTGAGCGGCGTGGCAGGGGCGGCCGAGTCGGTCATCAAAGGTCTCGGCGGGTTGATGGGCGGCGAAAAGAAAGGGTGA
- a CDS encoding RidA family protein produces the protein MEHIHILTDAAPVPHGAYDQAIRIGDMVITSSYMGLHPSHAGIIAGGFEAEFRQAMHNIIAVLAAAGCTLRDVVRVNVSLTDIQKYTEMDRLYREYFHPPYPTRRTIGVKELIGGAQVEIDVIAIVRENGGHSQ, from the coding sequence GTGGAACACATCCACATCCTCACCGACGCTGCCCCGGTGCCGCACGGCGCTTACGATCAGGCGATCCGCATCGGCGATATGGTGATCACGTCCAGTTATATGGGATTGCATCCCAGCCACGCGGGCATTATTGCTGGCGGCTTCGAAGCCGAATTTCGCCAGGCAATGCACAACATTATCGCAGTGCTGGCGGCTGCGGGCTGCACATTGCGCGATGTGGTGCGGGTGAATGTGTCGTTGACCGACATCCAGAAGTATACCGAGATGGATCGACTCTACCGTGAGTACTTTCACCCGCCCTACCCGACGCGCCGCACGATCGGGGTCAAAGAATTGATCGGCGGCGCGCAGGTGGAGATCGACGTGATCGCTATCGTGCGCGAAAATGGCGGTCACTCCCAGTAA
- a CDS encoding DJ-1/PfpI family protein: MTPRKRTVAILIFDDVELLDFAGPFEVFSSVRNLTGDHERLMDVFAVAESLTPVRCRNGLVVQPERTIDECPPVDVLVIPGGAGVRPALERSNLVEWVRTRAQEVELTVSVCTGSFLLAQAGLLSGRPATTHWERINEMRERFPDVEIVEDERWVDTGEIITAAGVSAGIDVALHVVRRLYGADVARATALGIEYDYWE, translated from the coding sequence ATGACGCCACGGAAACGCACGGTTGCAATCCTGATCTTCGACGACGTTGAGTTGCTCGATTTTGCCGGTCCGTTCGAGGTGTTCAGTTCGGTGCGCAACCTGACCGGTGATCACGAGCGGTTGATGGATGTTTTTGCGGTCGCCGAGTCGCTGACGCCGGTGCGATGCCGGAACGGGCTGGTCGTTCAACCGGAACGAACGATTGACGAGTGCCCGCCGGTCGATGTGCTGGTCATTCCGGGAGGAGCGGGGGTGCGTCCTGCGCTGGAGCGAAGCAATCTGGTCGAATGGGTTCGCACCCGCGCGCAGGAAGTCGAACTGACGGTGAGCGTCTGCACCGGCAGTTTTCTGCTGGCGCAGGCCGGGTTGCTCAGCGGTCGCCCGGCGACGACGCACTGGGAACGCATCAACGAGATGCGAGAGCGCTTCCCCGATGTCGAAATCGTCGAAGATGAGCGTTGGGTCGATACCGGCGAGATCATCACCGCCGCCGGAGTCAGCGCCGGCATCGATGTTGCGCTGCATGTGGTACGCCGGTTGTACGGCGCCGACGTGGCGCGCGCGACGGCGCTCGGCATTGAGTACGATTACTGGGAGTGA
- a CDS encoding c-type cytochrome — translation MNRTYTITFACLMALVLALSACGGQSGPAPSAAAEPLARTISANGDPEKGRLYYENQGGCLACHSTGVDKLVGPGLAGVMTTAGPVYPEGVNYRGNLPNGQPRTEENIAAWIRSGGQGQIGVMSPHEMSDEDMANLLAYLHTLKRP, via the coding sequence ATGAATCGCACATATACAATCACATTTGCCTGTCTGATGGCTCTGGTGCTGGCGCTATCCGCATGCGGCGGGCAGAGCGGACCTGCACCGAGTGCAGCGGCAGAACCGCTGGCACGCACAATCTCAGCCAATGGCGACCCTGAGAAGGGCAGGCTCTACTACGAGAACCAAGGGGGATGCCTGGCATGCCACTCGACCGGCGTCGATAAACTGGTGGGACCAGGGCTTGCTGGTGTGATGACAACCGCAGGTCCGGTCTACCCTGAAGGGGTCAATTACCGCGGGAACCTGCCAAATGGTCAGCCGCGCACTGAGGAGAACATCGCGGCGTGGATCCGCAGCGGCGGTCAGGGGCAGATTGGCGTGATGTCGCCCCACGAAATGAGCGACGAAGACATGGCGAATCTGCTGGCATACCTGCACACCCTGAAGCGACCGTAG
- a CDS encoding copper resistance CopC/CopD family protein, whose amino-acid sequence MIAMIRRSVIIAGLLFALSSAMAVYAHPQIVSVEPAPNARLEQAPERVRITFNEPIEDAFASIQVLDATGRAVDRGDGRRAQDDPTTLSASLPPLEPGVYTVVWRVVGRDGHLVKGNFAFSIAGAPSGEPSPFVPSPPPTTLPTEAGHAVDQPAPSRSSDPLPDAALAVLRSVMLIGAVVAVGGMFCLYVIAVPGNGRFTRRMYLLVVGALLTLLVATLAFFAVHTLAIAGRITPDALVAVARDTRLGQALVARTILTLITLLLSNWRPQWALALSGVLMLLTFSVSGHPAATETPLASILLDWIHLAAAAIWVGGLAALALALLQTGEEVNSAPDLHPFRTALTRFSRLALGSAAALAISGVIAALSYLRTVSDLWLTDYGRALLAKSALFGLLIGFGAYHALLLRRETAWRPGEKVRALVRRFRRSLPLEATIAIVVVGIAGVLTSLPHPGAVVMPTHAIAPTVVAPIPTIIVMPTPLPPPTPQPFIATQPAGDLRVTLRIEPAVPGRNQVHILITDAQNRSHDVQRVRVTLRMRDQDIGETSVIAEPDGRGTYVVRNQVIGIAGVWQVQVQVRRIDADDVTADFQLLINR is encoded by the coding sequence ATGATCGCTATGATTCGTCGATCAGTCATCATCGCCGGTCTCCTCTTCGCGCTCAGCAGCGCGATGGCGGTGTACGCCCATCCTCAGATCGTATCCGTTGAACCTGCACCCAATGCCCGCCTCGAACAGGCGCCGGAGCGGGTGCGGATCACGTTCAACGAACCGATTGAGGATGCATTTGCGTCGATCCAGGTCCTCGACGCGACCGGACGCGCGGTTGATCGCGGCGATGGTAGACGGGCGCAGGACGATCCGACAACGCTGAGCGCCAGTCTGCCGCCGCTCGAACCTGGCGTGTATACGGTTGTGTGGCGGGTGGTGGGGCGTGACGGGCATCTGGTGAAGGGAAATTTCGCCTTCAGTATCGCTGGCGCACCATCGGGGGAACCTTCGCCGTTCGTTCCTTCCCCGCCGCCAACTACGCTTCCGACCGAAGCGGGGCATGCCGTCGATCAACCGGCGCCTTCGCGCTCGTCGGATCCACTGCCAGACGCGGCGCTGGCAGTGTTGCGCAGCGTGATGCTGATCGGCGCAGTCGTGGCTGTCGGCGGAATGTTCTGCCTGTATGTGATCGCAGTGCCGGGAAATGGGCGTTTCACGCGACGGATGTATCTGCTGGTGGTCGGCGCATTGCTAACGCTGCTTGTCGCAACGCTGGCATTCTTCGCAGTGCACACGCTGGCGATTGCCGGGCGCATCACTCCAGATGCGCTGGTTGCTGTTGCACGCGATACACGCCTGGGACAGGCACTTGTCGCCCGCACGATCCTGACGCTGATCACGCTGTTGCTCTCCAACTGGAGACCACAGTGGGCACTGGCGCTGTCTGGCGTGCTGATGCTGTTGACATTTTCCGTAAGCGGACATCCTGCCGCTACAGAGACCCCACTGGCATCCATCCTCCTCGACTGGATCCACCTGGCAGCGGCGGCAATCTGGGTTGGAGGGCTCGCAGCACTCGCGCTGGCGCTCCTTCAAACCGGCGAGGAGGTCAACAGCGCGCCTGACCTGCATCCATTCCGCACAGCGCTGACCCGTTTCTCCCGACTTGCCCTCGGATCAGCGGCGGCGCTGGCGATCAGCGGCGTGATTGCGGCGCTGTCGTACCTGCGCACCGTCAGCGACCTGTGGTTGACCGACTATGGGCGCGCGCTGCTGGCGAAGAGCGCTCTCTTCGGGCTTCTGATCGGTTTTGGCGCATACCACGCACTGCTGCTGCGACGAGAAACGGCGTGGCGTCCAGGAGAAAAAGTACGTGCGCTCGTCCGGCGATTCCGCCGTTCGCTTCCGCTGGAAGCAACGATTGCCATTGTCGTGGTCGGCATTGCCGGGGTCCTGACCAGCCTGCCGCATCCGGGCGCAGTGGTTATGCCGACCCATGCCATTGCACCGACGGTCGTAGCGCCCATTCCGACCATAATCGTCATGCCGACGCCGCTGCCGCCACCAACGCCTCAACCTTTCATCGCCACCCAGCCAGCTGGCGATCTGCGCGTCACCCTTCGGATCGAACCGGCTGTCCCCGGTCGCAATCAGGTGCACATCCTTATCACCGATGCACAGAACCGCTCGCATGACGTGCAGCGTGTGCGCGTGACGCTACGGATGCGCGACCAGGATATTGGCGAAACGTCGGTCATCGCTGAACCTGACGGTCGAGGGACATATGTTGTTCGCAACCAGGTGATCGGCATCGCGGGGGTCTGGCAGGTGCAGGTGCAGGTGCGGCGCATCGACGCTGATGATGTAACCGCCGATTTCCAATTGTTGATCAACAGATAG